A region of Ornithodoros turicata isolate Travis chromosome 5, ASM3712646v1, whole genome shotgun sequence DNA encodes the following proteins:
- the LOC135394389 gene encoding uncharacterized protein LOC135394389, whose product MVTCHLCPPADRQHYTTALGLQVHLANVHNLATPCIPFCETLCTLRNYTNRYELHLHDRDDDGQDVSTFFHENGRYLAGVLRHFGFPLRFYVLLKAELGRHTPEDEIIFVTQFIPSSVHTLWSERDVERAVIEVGTEVTNNLEKLEMQGSGFFLFRIHACILHVGRLAPQLIGCTDFELPNELKKKCRCLLNVDLHEDSEQNMCFAFCVLAGLHPAKGSYRRRASSYRSYLSQYVFPETFPVVFPKDVEMFEKQNDVSINVYGYDKDEKYVYPIKVVDDQCKKHVDLLLIDFHFVLITNFNALFTPPGYFHCKRCTMGFTTPGVLADHLLMCKQQKVCKTIFPKKGETLSFAGEHLMSEVPFYCVYDFESVLSPCSGGGNVYEEHIPSSFCLLVIRSCDSYVLKKHIYRGADCVSVFMELLRNLHDELYAMLHETVPLQMTPGDELEHSEATHCNICKEPFTKKQKVRDHDHVSGEFRQSLCQGCNLKLRIPRKVPIIAHNANYDLGFIVAHLHLLRKTDIRVIASSCQKFKAIDIGVFRFIDSLSFLNASLDTLTKNLCDKGESNFRCLRQFFAEEDYFRLVVRKGVFCYNYVTSFERYDEPCLPSRDQFFNQLNGSEVSEEDYRHAQNVFEKFQLKSLGEYSDLYLLTDALLLADVFQNFRIWALETHKIEPLHFVSLPGLSMSCALKMSRINLDLIHDPDAYLLIERGLRGGMTQCSTRMATANVPGTDQYDPEKPKTIIHYMDINGLYGTVMREPLPFGDFEWLSPEEVAGLDVTLVADYADVGYFLEVDLAYVQELHERHKDLALAPEKMSVPYELLSDYQKDLMKKFNLPQHDIEPKLLLTLLDKKKYFLHYRSLKLYLQLGLRLEKIHRVLRFKQKPFLRSYVDFHHELRKQATNTFERNLYKSLINSVYGKTCMNVRKFVDCRLATSEEQVLRFLRKPNLKQFRALSSNVVLFQFAQSIVRMRQPLYLGFTILELSKVMMYDFYYNNLLRVAPDTRLLYMDTDSYIVMLSDEKALAELADTHLDTSGHSCDDSMYSTKNKMVLGKFKNEMPHDHILGFCCLKPKLYALDLHSKRRYNRAKGVKQCEAQKLHYSMYIDSLKLGEVYKVCQNLIVRKENINKSVCVTKVALNPLDTKRFICEDGIHTLPFGYASNGKM is encoded by the coding sequence atggtgacatgccacctttgtcctccggccgatcggcagcactacacaacagcgctgggacttcaagttcatctggctaacgttcataaccttgcaacaccctgtatcccattttgtgagacactctgtacgctccgcaactataccaaccgctatgagcttcatctacatgacagagacgacgacgggcaggatgtcagcacattctttcatgaaaacggacgctaccttgccggtgtacttcgacatttcggatttccgttacgcttttatgttttgctgaaggcggaactcggtcgacatacgcctgaggatgagatcatatttgtcactcaatttattccttcgagtgtgcatacgctgtggtcggaacgagacgtagaacgtgctgtcattgaagtaggcactgaagtcaccaacaatttagaaaagcttgaaatgcaagggtcgggatttttcttatttcgaattcacgcctgcattcttcatgtcggtcgtctcgcaccacagctcattggttgtaccgactttgaattgccaaacgaattgaaaaaaaagtgtcggtgtcttctgaatgtcgaccttcacgaggatagtgaacagaacatgtgtttcgcattttgcgtacttgccggtctacatcctgcaaagggttcttacagacgcagagcttcatcctacaggtcatacctgtctcaatatgtatttccagagacgtttcctgtagtgttcccgaaagatgtagaaatgtttgagaagcagaacgatgtgagcattaacgtgtacggttatgacaaagatgaaaaatatgtttacccgattaaggttgttgacgaccagtgcaagaagcatgtcgacctactgctgattgacttccattttgtactcattactaatttcaatgctttgttcacaccacctggttattttcactgcaaacggtgtacgatgggtttcaccaccccgggtgtactcgccgatcatctactaatgtgtaaacaacaaaaagtgtgcaagactatttttccaaagaaaggtgagacactgtcgtttgccggagagcatttgatgtcggaagttcccttctactgtgtatacgactttgagagtgtactatcaccgtgttcgggaggcgggaatgtctacgaggaacacatcccttcatccttctgtctcctcgtcatacgctcgtgcgattcgtatgtcttgaagaaacatatttaccgtggtgcagactgcgtttccgttttcatggaactattgcgtaatttgcatgatgagctgtatgcgatgttgcacgagactgtgcccttgcaaatgaccccaggagacgaactcgaacattctgaagccactcactgtaacatctgtaaagaaccattcactaagaagcagaaagtgcgagaccatgatcacgtaagtggagaatttcgccaatcattgtgtcagggatgtaatctgaaactgcggataccacggaaagtgcccatcattgcacataatgccaATTATGACCTCGGATTCATAGTAGCTCATCTGCACCTGCTTCGGAAGACAGACATCAGAGTGATAGCCTCCAGTTGTCAAAAGTTTAAGGCTATAGACATTGGTGTGTTCCGCTTCATAGACTCGTTAAGCTTCCTCAATGCTAGTCTCGACACACTGACGAAAAATCTATGTGACAAAGGTGAATCTAACTTCAGGTGTCTGCGTCAGTTTTTCGCAGAGGAGGACTACTTCAGGTTGGTTGTACGTAAAGGGGTTTTCTGTTATAACTACGTTACCTCTTTTGAACGTTACGACGAGCCCTGTTTGCCATCACGTGACCAGTTCTTTAACCAACTGAACGGATCAGAAGTGAGCGAGGAAGATTACCGCCATGCGCAAAAtgtgtttgaaaaatttcaactgaagagcctgggcgagtactcggatttgtaccttctgacggacgcattgcttctggcagacgtgtttcaaaacttccgaatatgggcgttggagacgcacaaaattgaaccacttcatttcgtgtcactcccgggactaagcatgtcttgcgcactaaaaatgagccggattaatctggatttaatccacgatcccgatgcctatctgttaattgaACGGGGCCTGCGTGGTGGTATGACCCAGTGTTCAACGCGAATGGCCACTGCAAATGTCCCAGGGACAGATCAGTACGATCCCGAAAAACCAAAGACCATAATTCATTACATGGACATAAATGGACTCTATGGCACAGTGATGCGTGAACCACTCCCATTCGGAGACTTTGAATGGCTGTCACCCGAAGAGGTTGCAGGTTTAGATGTAACCCTTGTTGCAGATTATGCAGACGTTGGTTATTTTTTAGAGGTAGACCTGGCCTACGTACAAGAGCTCCACGAACGACATAAAGATTTAGCGCTCGCGCCCGAAAAAATGAGCGTCCCGTATGAGTTGCTTTCGGATTATCAGAAAGACCTGATGAAAAAATTTAACCTCCCACAGCATGATATAGAACCGAAATTACTCCTTACACTGCTTGACAAGAAGAAGTATTTTCTTCATTATCGCAGTCTAAAGTTGTACCTACAGTTGGGTCTTCGGCTCGAGAAAATTCACCGGGTGCTCAGGTTCAAACAAAAACCATTCCTGCGATCCTATGTTGACTTCCATCATGAactacgcaagcaggcaaccaataccttcgaacgtaacctgtacaagagtttaattaactccgtatatgggaaaacatgtatgaatgtacgaaagttcgtcgactgtcgcttagcaacttccgaggagcaagtgttgagattcttgcgtaaaccgaacctcaaacaattcagggctctaagctctaacgtagtcttgtttcagttcgctcaatcgatagtccgtatgcgacagcctctgtacctggggttcactattctcgagctgtctaaagtcatgatgtatgacttttattataacaacttgcttcgggtagccccggacacaaggctcttgtatatggacacagattcttatatcgtgatgctgagcgatgagaaggcccttgcggagctcgccgatacccaccttgatacatctggtcattcttgtgatgactcgatgtattctacgaaaaacaagatggtgctaggaaaatttaagaacgaaatgccccacgaccacatcctagggttctgttgcctgaaaccaaagctctatgcactagacctccatagtaaaagacgatacaatcgtgctaagggggtgaaacaatgtgaagcccagaagttgcattattcaatgtacatagactctcttaagcttggtgaagtgtacaaagtttgtcagaacctcattgtgcgcaaggaaaatataaataaaagtgtatgtgttacgaaagtagctttaaatcccctagacacaaagcgtttcatttgtgaggatggtatccacacgttaccctttgggtacgcatccaatggaaagatgtag